One Anthonomus grandis grandis chromosome 13, icAntGran1.3, whole genome shotgun sequence DNA segment encodes these proteins:
- the LOC126744068 gene encoding solute carrier family 2, facilitated glucose transporter member 1-like isoform X3: MSSAIMTEITNETDPLLGVPSGNSREVITSEESPSGFNGRLAFAIAASVLGSSFQHGYNTGVLNNPQPVIENWINSTIIERTGQIPQPDTIVFIFSLMVSIFCVGGMIGGAITGFVAEMFGRKGGLLLNNILVLLSVVCMSSAKAASSYELIIFGRFIIGINSGLNAGLAPMYLAEISPVNLRGAVGTAYQLVITISILIAQIIGLGSLLGTDEHWPTLLALTIIPAIFQVATLPFCPETPKYLLLSKGRDMEAQKALSWLRGTVAVHDEMEVMRAEYDAMKMVPKVTIRELITNSSLRIPLIIALTVMVAQQLSGINAVMFFSSEIFTMAKVSKADAPFVTLGLGAINVLMTVVSLFLVEKAGRKTLLLIGFAGMAIDTLLLAITMKLANLHQAVGILCCFFVFVYIIMFASGPGSIPWFLVSELFNQSARPTASALAVCINWTANFLVGLAFLPLAKMMGAYVFLIFVVLQSLFLLFIYKKVPETKNKSLEEISAIFRQQSYQ, translated from the exons ggtTTTAATGGGAGACTTGCTTTTGCCATTGCCGCGTCTGTACTGGGCTCGTCATTCCAACATGGGTATAATACTGGAGTACTCAATAATCCACAGCCA gtTATTGAAAACTGGATCAACTCCACGATTATCGAGCGGACTGGACAAATCCCTCAACCGGATACCATTGTTTTCATCTTTTCGCTTATGGTGTCAATTTTTTGTGTAGGTGGTATGATCGGAGGAGCCATTACAG GGTTTGTTGCTGAAATGTTTGGCCGTAAAGGTGGTTTACTTCTAAACAATATCCTCGTCTTACTCTCTGTCGTTTGCATGTCATCAGCTAAGGCTGCTTCATCATATGAACTGATTATTTTCGGAAGATTCATTATTG GAATTAATTCTGGTCTCAATGCTGGCCTGGCTCCAATGTACCTAGCAGAAATTTCTCCAGTTAACCTCAGGGGAGCAGTGGGTACCGCTTATCAGTTGGTCATCACAATTTCAATCTTGATCGCTCAGATAATTGGATTGGGCAGTCTTCTTGGTACCGACGAGCATTGGCCCACTTTATTAGCTCTTACTATTATTCCGGCCATTTTTCAA GTGGCAACACTACCATTCTGCCCCGAAACTCCCAAGTATCTCCTGCTATCTAAGGGACGAGACATGGAAGCTCAAAAGGCTCTATCATGGCTCCGCGGCACCGTGGCTGTCCATGACGAAATGGAAGTGATGAGAGCCGAGTACGACGCCATGAAGATGGTCCCCAAAGTTACCATTAGAGAATTAATCACTAACAGCTCCTTAAGAATACCTTTAATCATCGCTTTAACTGTTATGGTTGCCCAGCAGTTATCCGGAATCAACGCT gttatgttcTTCTCATCTGAAATCTTTACTATGGCTAAAGTGAGCAAAGCAGACGCTCCATTCGTGACCCTCGGCTTGGGAGCAATCAATGTACTGATGACTGTCGTTTCTTTGTTCCTGGTTGAAAAAGCTGGAAGGAAAACTTTGCTGCTGATTGGTTTTGCTGGTATGGCTATTGATACTTTGCTGTTGGCGATCACTATGAAGCTTGCT aatcTTCACCAAGCAGTGGGCATCCTTTGCTGCTTCTTCGTCTTCGTTTACATTATAATGTTTGCCTCTGGCCCTGGTTCCATTCCATGGTTTTTGGTGTCCGAACTCTTCAACCAATCAGCAAGACCTACAGCCAGCGCCTTGGCCGTGTGCATCAACTGGACAGCAAACTTTTTGGTTGGGTTAGCTTTCTTGCCCTTAGCt AAAATGATGGGAGCGTATGTGTTTTTGATATTCGTCGTACTCCAGTCACTATTTTTGCTTTTCATTTATAAGAAAGTGCCAGAAACGAAAAACAAATCATTGGAAGAGATATCAGCTATATTCAGGCAGCAGTCctaccaataa
- the LOC126744068 gene encoding solute carrier family 2, facilitated glucose transporter member 1-like isoform X4 — protein MEAETKDFNIKDDKENNGSTSTADSTSKVNDLGFNGRLAFAIAASVLGSSFQHGYNTGVLNNPQPVIENWINSTIIERTGQIPQPDTIVFIFSLMVSIFCVGGMIGGAITGFVAEMFGRKGGLLLNNILVLLSVVCMSSAKAASSYELIIFGRFIIGINSGLNAGLAPMYLAEISPVNLRGAVGTAYQLVITISILIAQIIGLGSLLGTDEHWPTLLALTIIPAIFQVATLPFCPETPKYLLLSKGRDMEAQKALSWLRGTVAVHDEMEVMRAEYDAMKMVPKVTIRELITNSSLRIPLIIALTVMVAQQLSGINAVMFFSSEIFTMAKVSKADAPFVTLGLGAINVLMTVVSLFLVEKAGRKTLLLIGFAGMAIDTLLLAITMKLANLHQAVGILCCFFVFVYIIMFASGPGSIPWFLVSELFNQSARPTASALAVCINWTANFLVGLAFLPLAKMMGAYVFLIFVVLQSLFLLFIYKKVPETKNKSLEEISAIFRQQSYQ, from the exons ggtTTTAATGGGAGACTTGCTTTTGCCATTGCCGCGTCTGTACTGGGCTCGTCATTCCAACATGGGTATAATACTGGAGTACTCAATAATCCACAGCCA gtTATTGAAAACTGGATCAACTCCACGATTATCGAGCGGACTGGACAAATCCCTCAACCGGATACCATTGTTTTCATCTTTTCGCTTATGGTGTCAATTTTTTGTGTAGGTGGTATGATCGGAGGAGCCATTACAG GGTTTGTTGCTGAAATGTTTGGCCGTAAAGGTGGTTTACTTCTAAACAATATCCTCGTCTTACTCTCTGTCGTTTGCATGTCATCAGCTAAGGCTGCTTCATCATATGAACTGATTATTTTCGGAAGATTCATTATTG GAATTAATTCTGGTCTCAATGCTGGCCTGGCTCCAATGTACCTAGCAGAAATTTCTCCAGTTAACCTCAGGGGAGCAGTGGGTACCGCTTATCAGTTGGTCATCACAATTTCAATCTTGATCGCTCAGATAATTGGATTGGGCAGTCTTCTTGGTACCGACGAGCATTGGCCCACTTTATTAGCTCTTACTATTATTCCGGCCATTTTTCAA GTGGCAACACTACCATTCTGCCCCGAAACTCCCAAGTATCTCCTGCTATCTAAGGGACGAGACATGGAAGCTCAAAAGGCTCTATCATGGCTCCGCGGCACCGTGGCTGTCCATGACGAAATGGAAGTGATGAGAGCCGAGTACGACGCCATGAAGATGGTCCCCAAAGTTACCATTAGAGAATTAATCACTAACAGCTCCTTAAGAATACCTTTAATCATCGCTTTAACTGTTATGGTTGCCCAGCAGTTATCCGGAATCAACGCT gttatgttcTTCTCATCTGAAATCTTTACTATGGCTAAAGTGAGCAAAGCAGACGCTCCATTCGTGACCCTCGGCTTGGGAGCAATCAATGTACTGATGACTGTCGTTTCTTTGTTCCTGGTTGAAAAAGCTGGAAGGAAAACTTTGCTGCTGATTGGTTTTGCTGGTATGGCTATTGATACTTTGCTGTTGGCGATCACTATGAAGCTTGCT aatcTTCACCAAGCAGTGGGCATCCTTTGCTGCTTCTTCGTCTTCGTTTACATTATAATGTTTGCCTCTGGCCCTGGTTCCATTCCATGGTTTTTGGTGTCCGAACTCTTCAACCAATCAGCAAGACCTACAGCCAGCGCCTTGGCCGTGTGCATCAACTGGACAGCAAACTTTTTGGTTGGGTTAGCTTTCTTGCCCTTAGCt AAAATGATGGGAGCGTATGTGTTTTTGATATTCGTCGTACTCCAGTCACTATTTTTGCTTTTCATTTATAAGAAAGTGCCAGAAACGAAAAACAAATCATTGGAAGAGATATCAGCTATATTCAGGCAGCAGTCctaccaataa
- the LOC126744068 gene encoding solute carrier family 2, facilitated glucose transporter member 1-like isoform X5, with amino-acid sequence MSKVKKCTEGFNGRLAFAIAASVLGSSFQHGYNTGVLNNPQPVIENWINSTIIERTGQIPQPDTIVFIFSLMVSIFCVGGMIGGAITGFVAEMFGRKGGLLLNNILVLLSVVCMSSAKAASSYELIIFGRFIIGINSGLNAGLAPMYLAEISPVNLRGAVGTAYQLVITISILIAQIIGLGSLLGTDEHWPTLLALTIIPAIFQVATLPFCPETPKYLLLSKGRDMEAQKALSWLRGTVAVHDEMEVMRAEYDAMKMVPKVTIRELITNSSLRIPLIIALTVMVAQQLSGINAVMFFSSEIFTMAKVSKADAPFVTLGLGAINVLMTVVSLFLVEKAGRKTLLLIGFAGMAIDTLLLAITMKLANLHQAVGILCCFFVFVYIIMFASGPGSIPWFLVSELFNQSARPTASALAVCINWTANFLVGLAFLPLAKMMGAYVFLIFVVLQSLFLLFIYKKVPETKNKSLEEISAIFRQQSYQ; translated from the exons ggtTTTAATGGGAGACTTGCTTTTGCCATTGCCGCGTCTGTACTGGGCTCGTCATTCCAACATGGGTATAATACTGGAGTACTCAATAATCCACAGCCA gtTATTGAAAACTGGATCAACTCCACGATTATCGAGCGGACTGGACAAATCCCTCAACCGGATACCATTGTTTTCATCTTTTCGCTTATGGTGTCAATTTTTTGTGTAGGTGGTATGATCGGAGGAGCCATTACAG GGTTTGTTGCTGAAATGTTTGGCCGTAAAGGTGGTTTACTTCTAAACAATATCCTCGTCTTACTCTCTGTCGTTTGCATGTCATCAGCTAAGGCTGCTTCATCATATGAACTGATTATTTTCGGAAGATTCATTATTG GAATTAATTCTGGTCTCAATGCTGGCCTGGCTCCAATGTACCTAGCAGAAATTTCTCCAGTTAACCTCAGGGGAGCAGTGGGTACCGCTTATCAGTTGGTCATCACAATTTCAATCTTGATCGCTCAGATAATTGGATTGGGCAGTCTTCTTGGTACCGACGAGCATTGGCCCACTTTATTAGCTCTTACTATTATTCCGGCCATTTTTCAA GTGGCAACACTACCATTCTGCCCCGAAACTCCCAAGTATCTCCTGCTATCTAAGGGACGAGACATGGAAGCTCAAAAGGCTCTATCATGGCTCCGCGGCACCGTGGCTGTCCATGACGAAATGGAAGTGATGAGAGCCGAGTACGACGCCATGAAGATGGTCCCCAAAGTTACCATTAGAGAATTAATCACTAACAGCTCCTTAAGAATACCTTTAATCATCGCTTTAACTGTTATGGTTGCCCAGCAGTTATCCGGAATCAACGCT gttatgttcTTCTCATCTGAAATCTTTACTATGGCTAAAGTGAGCAAAGCAGACGCTCCATTCGTGACCCTCGGCTTGGGAGCAATCAATGTACTGATGACTGTCGTTTCTTTGTTCCTGGTTGAAAAAGCTGGAAGGAAAACTTTGCTGCTGATTGGTTTTGCTGGTATGGCTATTGATACTTTGCTGTTGGCGATCACTATGAAGCTTGCT aatcTTCACCAAGCAGTGGGCATCCTTTGCTGCTTCTTCGTCTTCGTTTACATTATAATGTTTGCCTCTGGCCCTGGTTCCATTCCATGGTTTTTGGTGTCCGAACTCTTCAACCAATCAGCAAGACCTACAGCCAGCGCCTTGGCCGTGTGCATCAACTGGACAGCAAACTTTTTGGTTGGGTTAGCTTTCTTGCCCTTAGCt AAAATGATGGGAGCGTATGTGTTTTTGATATTCGTCGTACTCCAGTCACTATTTTTGCTTTTCATTTATAAGAAAGTGCCAGAAACGAAAAACAAATCATTGGAAGAGATATCAGCTATATTCAGGCAGCAGTCctaccaataa
- the LOC126744068 gene encoding solute carrier family 2, facilitated glucose transporter member 1-like isoform X2, translating to MGKGGETAEIEETRQAEEKFLDSNGVKQGVEKNGEDEKTKAVYNPTTVPSNGFNGRLAFAIAASVLGSSFQHGYNTGVLNNPQPVIENWINSTIIERTGQIPQPDTIVFIFSLMVSIFCVGGMIGGAITGFVAEMFGRKGGLLLNNILVLLSVVCMSSAKAASSYELIIFGRFIIGINSGLNAGLAPMYLAEISPVNLRGAVGTAYQLVITISILIAQIIGLGSLLGTDEHWPTLLALTIIPAIFQVATLPFCPETPKYLLLSKGRDMEAQKALSWLRGTVAVHDEMEVMRAEYDAMKMVPKVTIRELITNSSLRIPLIIALTVMVAQQLSGINAVMFFSSEIFTMAKVSKADAPFVTLGLGAINVLMTVVSLFLVEKAGRKTLLLIGFAGMAIDTLLLAITMKLANLHQAVGILCCFFVFVYIIMFASGPGSIPWFLVSELFNQSARPTASALAVCINWTANFLVGLAFLPLAKMMGAYVFLIFVVLQSLFLLFIYKKVPETKNKSLEEISAIFRQQSYQ from the exons ggtTTTAATGGGAGACTTGCTTTTGCCATTGCCGCGTCTGTACTGGGCTCGTCATTCCAACATGGGTATAATACTGGAGTACTCAATAATCCACAGCCA gtTATTGAAAACTGGATCAACTCCACGATTATCGAGCGGACTGGACAAATCCCTCAACCGGATACCATTGTTTTCATCTTTTCGCTTATGGTGTCAATTTTTTGTGTAGGTGGTATGATCGGAGGAGCCATTACAG GGTTTGTTGCTGAAATGTTTGGCCGTAAAGGTGGTTTACTTCTAAACAATATCCTCGTCTTACTCTCTGTCGTTTGCATGTCATCAGCTAAGGCTGCTTCATCATATGAACTGATTATTTTCGGAAGATTCATTATTG GAATTAATTCTGGTCTCAATGCTGGCCTGGCTCCAATGTACCTAGCAGAAATTTCTCCAGTTAACCTCAGGGGAGCAGTGGGTACCGCTTATCAGTTGGTCATCACAATTTCAATCTTGATCGCTCAGATAATTGGATTGGGCAGTCTTCTTGGTACCGACGAGCATTGGCCCACTTTATTAGCTCTTACTATTATTCCGGCCATTTTTCAA GTGGCAACACTACCATTCTGCCCCGAAACTCCCAAGTATCTCCTGCTATCTAAGGGACGAGACATGGAAGCTCAAAAGGCTCTATCATGGCTCCGCGGCACCGTGGCTGTCCATGACGAAATGGAAGTGATGAGAGCCGAGTACGACGCCATGAAGATGGTCCCCAAAGTTACCATTAGAGAATTAATCACTAACAGCTCCTTAAGAATACCTTTAATCATCGCTTTAACTGTTATGGTTGCCCAGCAGTTATCCGGAATCAACGCT gttatgttcTTCTCATCTGAAATCTTTACTATGGCTAAAGTGAGCAAAGCAGACGCTCCATTCGTGACCCTCGGCTTGGGAGCAATCAATGTACTGATGACTGTCGTTTCTTTGTTCCTGGTTGAAAAAGCTGGAAGGAAAACTTTGCTGCTGATTGGTTTTGCTGGTATGGCTATTGATACTTTGCTGTTGGCGATCACTATGAAGCTTGCT aatcTTCACCAAGCAGTGGGCATCCTTTGCTGCTTCTTCGTCTTCGTTTACATTATAATGTTTGCCTCTGGCCCTGGTTCCATTCCATGGTTTTTGGTGTCCGAACTCTTCAACCAATCAGCAAGACCTACAGCCAGCGCCTTGGCCGTGTGCATCAACTGGACAGCAAACTTTTTGGTTGGGTTAGCTTTCTTGCCCTTAGCt AAAATGATGGGAGCGTATGTGTTTTTGATATTCGTCGTACTCCAGTCACTATTTTTGCTTTTCATTTATAAGAAAGTGCCAGAAACGAAAAACAAATCATTGGAAGAGATATCAGCTATATTCAGGCAGCAGTCctaccaataa